The proteins below are encoded in one region of Accipiter gentilis chromosome 12, bAccGen1.1, whole genome shotgun sequence:
- the MBOAT4 gene encoding LOW QUALITY PROTEIN: ghrelin O-acyltransferase (The sequence of the model RefSeq protein was modified relative to this genomic sequence to represent the inferred CDS: inserted 2 bases in 1 codon; deleted 1 base in 1 codon), whose translation MGSYAVLLHIPATVSMLVLLSVSPAHAHTWVFTLQMSWQTLCHLVLSSWELDPQGARPAVALSAIMLFTQKATSLALDIHEGLMPLQLGQGLLKWPPLYPGPAGAGRRAGRRQGCAGLGCLSRIWARALLLRLAYYLHWVLDEALHKVAGFGPVAGRXETFLSTTTRRLDVFTRTWNKSTSCCLRRLVFQRCPAQLLLVTFAFSAWWCGLWPGQVFGFLCWAVMVEADYRSHPFLSAWAMSQAGMKLLYCGTTWVFTQLIVAYILVAVETKSFSMLCLLWTSCDSILPLSCGLMLVLLLLLLLLLLAKKPKQN comes from the exons ATGGGCAGCTACGCTGTGTTGCTCCACATCCCTGCCACTGTCTCCATGCTTGTCCTCCTCTCCGTCAGCCCAGCTCATGCCCACACCTGGGTCTTCACCCTCCAGATGTCCTGGCAGACACTCTGCCACCTGGTTCTGAGCAGCTGGGAGCTGGACCCACAGGGTGCCAG GCCAGCTGTTGCCCTCTCTGCCATCATGCTGTTCACCCAGAAAGCTACATCTCTGGCCCTGGACATCCACGAAGGGCTCATGCCGCTCCAGCTGGGCCAAGGGCTTTTGAAAT GGCCACCTCTGTACCCTGGCCCTgcaggggctggcaggagggctggccgcaggcagggctgcgcTGGACTGGGCTGCCTGTCCCGCATCTGGGCACGGGCCCTGCTCCTCCGGCTGGCCTACTATTTGCACTGGGTGCTGGATGAGGCCCTCCACAAAGTGGCGGGCTTCGGGCCAGTGGCGGGCCG GGAGACGTTTCTGTCCACGACCACCCGCCGCCTGGACGTCTTCACCCGAACCTGGAACAAGAGCACATCCTGCTGCTTGAGGAGACTTGTCTTCCAGCgctgcccagcccagctgctcctAGTCACCTTTGCCTTCTCTGCCTGGTGGTGCGGCCTCTGGCCTGGGCAAGTCTTTGGTTTCCTGTGCTGGGCTGTCATGGTGGAGGCTGACTACCGCAGCCATCCCTTCCTCAGTGCCTGGGCCATGTCCCAGGCA GGTATGAAGCTCCTCTACTGTGGCACAACCTGGGTGTTCACGCAGCTCATCGTTGCCTACATTCTGGTGGCTGTGGAGACCAAGAGCTTCTCCATGCTCTGCCTGCTCTGGACATCCTGCGACagcatccttcccctctcctgtggcctcatgctggtgctgctgctgctgctgctgctgctgctgcttgccaaGAAGCCGAAGCAGAACTGA